Proteins encoded within one genomic window of Prauserella marina:
- a CDS encoding VOC family protein yields the protein MTITINTASLPHEDPEASLSFYRDLLGFEVRSDVGNGKMRWITVGPAGQPGTSILLAPPVADPGVTDEERRVVAEMMAKGTYGWIMLASTDLDDTFERLRAGGAEVVQEPTDQPWGMRDCAFRDPSGNHIRINEAR from the coding sequence ATGACCATCACCATCAACACGGCTTCCCTTCCGCACGAGGACCCCGAAGCCTCGCTGTCCTTCTACCGCGACCTGCTCGGCTTCGAGGTACGCAGCGACGTCGGCAACGGCAAGATGCGCTGGATCACCGTCGGTCCGGCCGGTCAGCCGGGAACGTCGATCCTGCTGGCTCCGCCCGTCGCCGATCCCGGCGTCACCGACGAGGAACGTCGCGTCGTCGCCGAGATGATGGCCAAGGGCACCTATGGCTGGATCATGCTGGCCAGCACCGACCTCGATGACACGTTCGAGCGGTTGCGGGCAGGTGGCGCGGAGGTCGTCCAGGAGCCGACAGACCAGCCGTGGGGCATGCGCGACTGCGCGTTCCGCGATCCTTCCGGCAACCACATCCGCATCAACGAGGCGCGCTGA
- a CDS encoding Rv2578c family radical SAM protein, protein MRWERQRVGDAEGSAGSGGAACDEERTTGRQAQQALLGLSGLVRSVTSPDFAGVTFHEVRAKSVLNKVAGAARVPFQWTVNPYRGCSHACVYCFARQSHTYLEFDAGEDFNSQVVVKVNAPEVLAAQVRRRSWTREHVAMGTNTDPYQRAEGKYRLMPGIIGALAGSGTPFSILTKGTVLSRDLPLLRSVSAEVPVGLGVSIALLDRSLQRGLEPGTPSPQARLDLVRRASDAGLSCGVFVAPVLPGLTDSREALDELLAEIAAAGATGATIIPLHLRPGTREWFASWLAAEHPGLVPRYRALYGKGSYVSASYRQRLAARVEPLLRAHGLAPEPGAGERGVPGDERASWPEGSMPSAGAARGEQMTLL, encoded by the coding sequence GTGAGGTGGGAACGGCAGCGCGTCGGCGACGCGGAGGGCAGTGCTGGCAGCGGCGGTGCCGCGTGCGACGAGGAACGCACGACGGGGCGGCAGGCCCAGCAGGCACTGCTCGGATTGTCCGGGCTGGTGCGGTCGGTCACCTCGCCTGATTTCGCGGGCGTCACCTTTCACGAGGTGCGGGCGAAGTCGGTGCTCAACAAGGTGGCCGGCGCGGCGAGAGTCCCGTTCCAGTGGACGGTGAATCCCTACCGAGGGTGCTCGCATGCCTGTGTGTACTGCTTCGCGCGGCAATCACACACCTACTTGGAGTTCGACGCGGGGGAGGACTTCAACAGCCAGGTGGTGGTCAAGGTCAACGCGCCGGAGGTCCTCGCGGCCCAGGTGCGGCGGCGAAGCTGGACGCGGGAGCACGTCGCGATGGGCACCAACACCGACCCCTATCAGCGAGCGGAGGGCAAATACCGGCTGATGCCGGGCATCATCGGCGCGCTCGCCGGTTCGGGGACCCCCTTCTCGATTCTCACGAAGGGAACGGTGCTGAGCAGAGACCTGCCGTTGCTGCGGTCGGTGAGCGCGGAGGTCCCCGTCGGGCTCGGGGTGTCCATCGCGCTGCTCGACCGCTCCTTGCAGCGCGGCCTCGAACCGGGAACCCCGAGCCCTCAGGCGAGGCTGGATCTCGTGCGCAGGGCCAGTGATGCCGGGCTGTCCTGCGGGGTGTTCGTCGCGCCGGTGCTGCCGGGGCTCACGGATTCGCGGGAGGCCCTCGACGAGCTGCTCGCCGAGATCGCCGCTGCCGGTGCCACGGGAGCGACCATCATCCCGTTGCACCTGCGTCCCGGCACCCGCGAGTGGTTCGCGAGCTGGCTCGCGGCCGAGCATCCTGGCCTCGTGCCGAGGTACCGGGCGCTCTACGGCAAGGGCAGCTATGTGAGCGCGAGCTACCGGCAGCGGCTCGCGGCGAGGGTGGAACCGCTGTTGCGGGCGCACGGGCTCGCGCCGGAACCGGGCGCGGGGGAGCGCGGTGTGCCCGGCGACGAGCGGGCGAGCTGGCCGGAGGGCAGCATGCCCTCGGCCGGTGCGGCGAGGGGAGAGCAGATGACGTTGCTGTGA
- a CDS encoding benzaldehyde dehydrogenase, whose protein sequence is MSFLDAEKWHGRIFTGSWDTAVGGDATVVEPATGQELGRVGAAAPADVTASAARAAEAQRAWAATPFQERAAILRRAGELWNTHAAELKDWLIRESGSIPGKADFELHVAAGECFEASALPSHALGELLPSEAPRLSMAKRVPAGVVGVIAPFNAPLILSIRSVAPALALGNAVLLKPDPRTAVCGGIALARVFEEAGLPAGVFHVLPGGADVGTAMIEDPHVRVISFTGSTGAGRAVGELAGRHLKRAHLELGGNSAMIVLDDADVETTTSAAAWGSFFHQGQICMTTGRHLVHESLYDSYVERLAETAGRLPVGNPAEAEVALGPIIDERQRDKIHGLVTSSADAGARVAAGGEYEGLFYRPTVLAGAKPGIPAYDDEVFGPVAPVASFRTIEEAAELAAGSEYGLSLGILTKDVTRGLALAERIPTGIVHINDQTVNDEAHAPFGGVLASGTGSRFGGPKANIEAFTETRWITLRGDVAGYPF, encoded by the coding sequence GTGAGCTTTCTCGACGCCGAGAAATGGCACGGCCGGATCTTCACCGGTTCGTGGGACACAGCGGTGGGTGGCGACGCCACCGTCGTCGAACCGGCCACCGGTCAGGAGCTGGGCAGGGTCGGCGCGGCGGCACCGGCTGATGTCACGGCGAGCGCGGCGCGGGCAGCCGAAGCCCAGCGGGCTTGGGCGGCGACCCCGTTCCAGGAGCGGGCGGCGATCCTGCGCAGGGCCGGCGAACTGTGGAACACGCACGCCGCCGAGCTGAAGGACTGGCTCATCCGCGAATCCGGCAGCATCCCCGGCAAGGCCGACTTCGAACTGCACGTCGCCGCCGGTGAGTGCTTCGAGGCCTCGGCCCTTCCCTCGCACGCGCTCGGCGAACTGCTGCCGAGCGAGGCGCCCCGGCTGAGCATGGCCAAGAGGGTGCCGGCAGGGGTCGTCGGCGTCATCGCGCCGTTCAACGCGCCGCTCATCCTGTCGATCCGCTCGGTGGCTCCGGCGCTCGCGCTCGGCAACGCGGTGCTGCTCAAGCCGGACCCCCGCACCGCCGTCTGCGGCGGGATCGCGCTGGCGAGGGTGTTCGAGGAGGCCGGGCTGCCCGCCGGGGTCTTCCACGTGCTGCCCGGCGGAGCGGACGTCGGCACCGCGATGATCGAGGATCCACACGTTCGGGTCATCTCGTTCACCGGATCGACGGGCGCGGGACGAGCCGTCGGCGAGCTCGCGGGACGTCACCTGAAGCGTGCCCACCTGGAACTGGGCGGCAACTCGGCGATGATCGTGCTCGACGACGCCGACGTCGAAACCACCACGAGTGCCGCGGCGTGGGGCTCGTTCTTCCACCAGGGCCAGATCTGCATGACGACCGGCAGGCACCTTGTGCACGAATCGCTCTACGACAGTTATGTCGAGCGGCTGGCCGAGACCGCGGGCAGGCTTCCCGTCGGCAACCCGGCCGAAGCCGAGGTCGCGCTGGGCCCGATCATCGACGAACGGCAGCGCGACAAGATCCACGGACTGGTCACGTCGAGTGCCGACGCTGGCGCGAGGGTGGCGGCGGGCGGCGAGTACGAGGGCCTGTTCTACCGGCCGACGGTGCTGGCCGGTGCGAAACCGGGCATCCCGGCCTACGACGACGAGGTGTTCGGCCCTGTCGCTCCCGTCGCGTCGTTCCGCACCATCGAGGAGGCGGCCGAACTGGCGGCGGGCAGTGAGTACGGACTCTCGCTCGGCATCCTGACCAAGGACGTGACGAGGGGTCTCGCGCTGGCCGAGCGGATTCCGACCGGAATCGTGCACATCAACGACCAGACCGTGAACGACGAGGCACACGCGCCCTTCGGCGGGGTGCTGGCCTCGGGGACCGGTTCGCGCTTCGGCGGGCCGAAGGCCAACATCGAGGCGTTCACCGAGACCCGGTGGATCACGCTGCGCGGTGACGTGGCCGGTTACCCGTTCTGA